From the genome of Clavibacter nebraskensis NCPPB 2581:
TCGGACGTCACGATCGGCTCGGCGTTCCACGTCATCCCGGCCTCCCTCATGGAGCTCGAGGAGGGCAAGCTCGAGGAGAAGGCCAAGGCCGCGGTGCTGCTCATGCGCCTCCGCCCCGAGGACCTCGTCGAGACGCCGGAGCGCAAGGGCTGGTCCTACGACGGGATCGTCGCGTACTCCAAGGTCTGCACGCACGTGGGTTGCCCGGTGGCGCTCTACGAGCAGCAGACCCACCACCTCCTCTGCCCCTGCCACCAGTCCCAGTTCGACGTGACCAACCACTGCGAGGTCATCTTCGGACCGGCCAAGCGGCCCCTGCCGCAGCTGCCCATCGCCGTCAACGACGAGGGCTACCTCATTGCACAGAGTGATTTCACCGAGCCCGTAGGGGCGAGTTTCTGGGAGCGTCGTGGTGACTACAACAGCTGATCCGACCACGACGGGTGCCGCCGCGCCCGCCGCCAAGAGCGGGGGCGGCCTCACCGCCGCCGCCGCCACCTACCTCGACGAGCGCACCAGCGTCAGCGTCGCGGTCAAGGAGTTCGGGCGGAAGATCTTCCCGGACCACTGGTCCTTCATGCTCGGCGAGGTGGCGCTGTACAGCTTCGTCGTCATCCTGCTCACGGGCACGTGGCTCACGTTCTTCTTCAACCCGTCGATGGCGGAGACGCACTACGCCGGCTCGTACGCGCCCCTCAAGGGCGTCGAGATGTCGGTCGCCATGTCGTCGTCGCTCGACATCTCGTTCGACATCCGCGGCGGACTGCTCATGCGGCAGATCCACCACTGGGCCGCCCTGCTGTTCGTGGCGTCCATCGGCCTGCACATGCTGCGCATCTACTTCACGGGTGCCTTCCGCAAGCCGCGCGAACTGAACTGGTTCATCGGCTTCGTGCTCTTCATCCTCGCGATGGCCGAGGGCTTCACGGGCTACTCGCTCCCCGACGACCTGCTCTCCGGCAACGGCCTGCGCATCATCGACGGCATGGTCAAGGGCATCCCGGTCATCGGCACGTGGATCTCCTTCCTGCTCTTCGGCGGCGAGTTCCCGGGAACGCACATCATCCCGAGGCTCTACACCCTGCACATCCTGTTGCTGCCGGCGATCCTCGTGGCGTTCCTGGCGCTCCACCTCCTGTTCGTGGTCGTGCACAAGCACACCCAGTTCGCCGGCCCCGGCCGCACCAACGAGAACGTGGTCGGCGTCCCGGTGCTCCCCACCTTCGCGGCGAAGGCGGGCGGGTTCTTCTTCGTGGTCTTCGGCGTGATCGTCGTCATGGCGTCGTTCTTCACGATCAACCCGATCTGGAACTACGGGCCCTACGACCCCTCCCCCGTGTCGGCGGGAACGCAGCCCGACTGGTACATCGGCTTCGCGGACGGCGCGCTGCGACTCGTGCCGCCAGGACTCGAGTTCGTGCTGTTCGACCACACGTTCTCGTTCAACATCATCCTGCCGATCATGGTCCTGGGCCTGTTCATCGTGCTCGTCGCGCTCTACCCCTTCATCGAGGCGTGGATCACGGGCGACAAGCGCGAGCACCACATCCTCGACCGCCCGCGCAACGCCCCGACGCGCACCGCGATCGGCGCCGCCGGCGTCACGTTCTACGCGGTCCTCTGGTCCGCCGCGAGCTCCGACCTCATCGCCACGCACTTCAAGGTGTCGATGGAGGGCGTCATCCACACGCTGCAGGCGCTGCTGATCCTCGGACCGGTCATCGCCTACCAGGTGGCCAAGCGCATCTGCTTGGCGCTCATGAAGAAGGACCGCGAGATCGCCCTCCACGGCGTCGAGTCGGGCCGCATCGTGAAGCTGCCCGGCGGTGAGTTCATCGAGGTGCACGAGCAGCTGGACGAGTACGAGCGCTGGCGCCTGGTCAGCTTCGACGACTACAAGCCGCTCATGATTCGCCCGGACAGCCGTGGACGCATCACGGTCAACCAGCGGGCCCGCGCGGCGCTGTCGAAGTGGTTCTTCGAGGACCGGATCTCACCGGTCACCACGAAGGACGTCGAGCGCAGCGACCACCACTAGGCACGATCTCCGCTCGCGCTGAAGCTCGAGCACGACCGAGAGCCGGTCCGGCCGCACGCCGGACCGGCTCTCGTGCGTCCGGGTCCGAACATCGCCCACCACCACCGAGGAGCATCCGTGGACCTCGCGCGCCTCGCCTCCTGGCTGCGCTGCCCCACCTGCGGCGCCGACCTGCACCCGGATCCGCCACTCGTGCTCCGCTGCGAACGGGGCCATGCCGTCGACGCGAACAAGCGCGGCTACGCGACACTGCTGGCCGCCGGGACGCGCGTCACGGGCGACAGCGCGGAGATGCTCGCGGCCCGCGGCCGCTTCCTCGATCGCGGCCACTACGCGCCCGTGGTCGACGCGCTCGCTGACGCGCTCGGCATCGGACACCCGCCCATGGGGCTCCACCCCTCCGAGGGCGCGGACCCGACGCTCCCCGGAGGCGCCCTCCGCCTGCTCGACGCGGGGTGCGGCACCGGCCACTACCTCCACGCTCTGCTCGACCGCCTGCCGCGCTCCATCGGACTCGCGGCGGACCTCTCCCCCGTGGCCGTCGCCACGGCGGTGCGCGGCCGCACGCATGTGGACGGCGTCGTCGCGGACACCTGGTCCGGCCTGCCCCTGCGCGACGGCGCGGCGGACCTGATCCTCGACGTCTTCGCCCCCCGGAACATGCCGGAGTTCCACCGTGTGCTCGCGCCCGAGGGGCGCGTCGCGGTCGTGGCGGCGGGACCGGACCACCTCGCGCAGCTGCGCGAGGCGGGTCGGGCGGTCGGCGTCCAGGAGGCCAAGCGCGAACGGATACTCGAAGCGGCCGACCCGCTGTTCGAGGCCGTCGCGGAGACGCGCGTCCACCGCACCCTGCGTCTCTCCGACGACGACGTCGCGCTGCTGCTGGGGATGGGGCCGTCCGCGCATCACACGGGCGCTCACACGACGGGCGCCGCCGACGCTTCGGAGGCGCGAAGCTGCGCGCACGACCTCGAGCTCCAGGACGTGACGATCGACGTCATGATCCACGTCCTCCGCCGACGACAGGACGACACGTCCGACTGACGCCCGGGTCGTCCCGCCGAGCTGGGCGCGCATGCTCGGGCGCGCTGGTCGTCCGCGTCCCCGGGAGGCACCGGATCCCCGGGTCACGGCGACCGGATCTCCGCCCGGCGAAGCACCCCCCCGGTTCCCCCGGAGTCTTTTCCCTGCACCTAGAATTTCTCGGCGCGGCAGGTAGCCTGACAGGGTCACTGTGCTGCTGTCCGGGGGGAAGCGGTTCCCCGGCGTCGATGCTCCCCGCGCGGGAGCCCCGCACTCACGACGGAGGATCCCGCACCGGATCGACCGTCGGGCCCGACCCAGGATCACGGACCGCACCTTGCTCGACTTGACCACCCTCCGCGTCACGTTCGGCGTCTCGACCCTCACGCTGTTCCTGCTGTTCGCGCTCGTCACCTACCGGCACACCCGCTCGCCCTTCAGCTTCTGGTGGTGCGCCGCGCTCGCCCTCTTCATGGGCGGATCACTGGCGTACCTCCTCGACGGCACTCCGGGCCAGGCATGGGGCAACCCGCTCGGCAACGGCCTCATCGTCGCCGGCGCCGCGTCGACCTGGATGGGGAGCCGCTCCCTCCGCGGCCTGCCGACGCCGTGG
Proteins encoded in this window:
- the qcrB gene encoding cytochrome bc1 complex cytochrome b subunit; translation: MTTTADPTTTGAAAPAAKSGGGLTAAAATYLDERTSVSVAVKEFGRKIFPDHWSFMLGEVALYSFVVILLTGTWLTFFFNPSMAETHYAGSYAPLKGVEMSVAMSSSLDISFDIRGGLLMRQIHHWAALLFVASIGLHMLRIYFTGAFRKPRELNWFIGFVLFILAMAEGFTGYSLPDDLLSGNGLRIIDGMVKGIPVIGTWISFLLFGGEFPGTHIIPRLYTLHILLLPAILVAFLALHLLFVVVHKHTQFAGPGRTNENVVGVPVLPTFAAKAGGFFFVVFGVIVVMASFFTINPIWNYGPYDPSPVSAGTQPDWYIGFADGALRLVPPGLEFVLFDHTFSFNIILPIMVLGLFIVLVALYPFIEAWITGDKREHHILDRPRNAPTRTAIGAAGVTFYAVLWSAASSDLIATHFKVSMEGVIHTLQALLILGPVIAYQVAKRICLALMKKDREIALHGVESGRIVKLPGGEFIEVHEQLDEYERWRLVSFDDYKPLMIRPDSRGRITVNQRARAALSKWFFEDRISPVTTKDVERSDHH
- a CDS encoding methyltransferase domain-containing protein, giving the protein MDLARLASWLRCPTCGADLHPDPPLVLRCERGHAVDANKRGYATLLAAGTRVTGDSAEMLAARGRFLDRGHYAPVVDALADALGIGHPPMGLHPSEGADPTLPGGALRLLDAGCGTGHYLHALLDRLPRSIGLAADLSPVAVATAVRGRTHVDGVVADTWSGLPLRDGAADLILDVFAPRNMPEFHRVLAPEGRVAVVAAGPDHLAQLREAGRAVGVQEAKRERILEAADPLFEAVAETRVHRTLRLSDDDVALLLGMGPSAHHTGAHTTGAADASEARSCAHDLELQDVTIDVMIHVLRRRQDDTSD